DNA sequence from the Actinomycetota bacterium genome:
CTTCGAGCCCGGCCAGTACGTGATGCTCGAACTGGAGACCGCCGAGGGAGCGCAGGCAAAGCCGTTCACCATCGCGAGCGCCCCGTCGGACCCGCTCCTGCAGATCGGCACCCGCCTGACCGGCTCGGCGTTCAAGGACGCGCTGGCGGCGATGGCGCCCGGCGACGCCGCGGCGGTCTCTGAGCCGCTCGGCCGGCGCGTCGTCCCGCCCGGCGCGGCGAAGGCGCTCTTCCTCGTCGGCGGCGTCGGCGTCACGCCCGCGCGCAGCGTGCTCCGCGACGCGGCGGCCACCGGCAGCGGGCTGGATGTCGTGACGGTGTACGGCAACTCCGACCAGGGCAACATCCCGTTCGGCGAGGAGTTCGCCGCGCTCGCCGAGGCCGACCCGCGCCTGCGCTTCGTGC
Encoded proteins:
- a CDS encoding FAD-dependent oxidoreductase, encoding MSRMARVMHATRLLDAQFTAPGTLLASFERPAGFDFEPGQYVMLELETAEGAQAKPFTIASAPSDPLLQIGTRLTGSAFKDALAAMAPGDAAAVSEPLGRRVVPPGAAKALFLVGGVGVTPARSVLRDAAATGSGLDVVTVYGNSDQGNIPFGEEFAALAEADPRLRFVHVLSAPASGWGGDTGFITADLVRERVPDFAERHTVVTGPPAMIEAMDRVLTDLGVPPERLTVERFAGYR